The genomic segment TTGTTCTCTTTCATAATGCATCAGCAAAAAATCATACATCTTCTTATTCACAAAAGTCGTTATTGCTTTTCCTTTCACTTCCATTCCATCAAACGGTGAATACTTCGCTTTTGTTTTAAATTCTTTGGCATCTATTTTCCATTTTTTATTCATATCGATAACCGTCAAATCCGCATAATTCCCAACTTTTATCTCTCCTCTTTTTTGTATATCAAATATTTTGGAAGCATTCTTACTTGTTAATTCTACCAACTTTTCAAGAGATAAATTACCTTTATTCACTTCATTCAAAAGCAAATGCAGACCTGTTTCCAATCCTGGTAATCCGGAAGGTGCTTGTGAGTAGTTGAGTAGTTTTTCTTCCCGTTTATGCGGTGCGTGATCTGTTCCCATAAAATCTATAGTTCCGTCATGAATCGCTTCCCAAAGAGCGATATTGTCCTTTTCAGTTCGTAACGGTGGATTCACTTTTCCGAAATTTCCAACTTTCTCTAAAATCGATTCATTCAACAAAAGATGGTGAGGAGTTACCTCGCAATAAACGGGATTATTTTTTTTATATTTGCGGATAATTTCAATCTCTTCCTTTGTTGAGCAATGTGCAATACAAATCTTATTTCCAACTTTTTCTGCCAGTTCCAGCACGAGTTTTGTCCCTTTTATCGAGCATTGCCTGTTGCGGATCGCATTGTGCTTGAAGACAGTTTTGTAAGGTAGTCTATCTCTCCATTCATTCAAGCAAGTTTGCATTTCAGTATGAACAGTTACGATCTTGTCATATTTTTTTGCGATTTGAAAAATACTCTTTAGAACTTCGTTGTAACTTACTGTATCGTTGTTAGATGAACCTGCTAGAAACACTTTAATTCCAGCAATATCTGTAGATTTCGATACGAGAATTTCTTCAATATCTTTCTGGTTGAAATTTGTAGCACCAATAAAGAATTTGTAATTTATCAGAGTTTTTTTTGCAACTTCTCTTTTTAGATTCAGGTTTATTAAATTTGTAGTTGCAGGAATCGTATTCGGCATATCGAAGACGGTTGTAACTCCGCCTGCCAAAGCTGCTTTGCTGGCTGATAACCAGTCTTCTTTTTCGGATTGCTGCAAATCTCGAATGTGTGTATGCGGATCGATAACTCCGGGAATTACGAGGTTGCCTTTGATATCGATTATTTGGTCGAAGTCTGTTTCTACACACCCCGCGACTGAAGTCGCACCCCTCTCGAGAGGGGAATTTCCACAAGGTTTTATATCGATGATCTTCTCACCTTCGATGATGATGTCTTTGAATCCATTTATAAGTTTACATTTTTTCAGTAATATCTTCATTCTTTCATTCTTTCATTAGAAAGAGACTCTTATTCCGTTTGCTTTCCGATGATAATTTCCGAATTCGGTAAGTTGTTCTACAAGTTTTTTGGGAAGAACAGGACCTTCAACACAAAGTCTGATTCCAAGCGGATCCATTGTGCAGCTTCCACAAATTCCGATCGCACATTTCATATATCTTTCAAACAGAAATTCGTAGTCGATCTCTCCAATTACACCTTGCAGCACTTTCATCATCATTTCCGGTCCGGCAGAATAAATGAAATCGAATTTTTCTTCTGCCAATGATTCTTTGACCAGATCGATGGATGTTCCTTTTCTTGTTAATTTTCCATCCTCCGAAATATTCTGATATTTGATTCCTAATTCTTGAAATTTATCACAAAAAACCAGATCATCTATTGTTCTGGCTCCATTGAAAACAGAGATATCAGCACCTGCTTCCAATAATTTTTTTGTTAAAAAAAACAAGGGAATCGTACCATAACCTCCACCAACCAGTAAAACCTTGCCCTTGGATACAAAAAAAGAGGAACCGAAAGCTCCTCTTATCGATATAAAATCACCTTCTTTTTTTTGAAAAAGACGGGAAGTAAATTCACCGACCTTTTTGACAGTGATAGAAAATTTATCAGCAGTACAATCTGAAACCGACAATGGTTTTTCTCCACCCTCAAAATCTGTTATCATGATGAACTGACCAGGCTTTGCATCTAATTGATGTTGAAAAGTAAAAGTTTTTATATCTTTCGTTTCGGTTTCAATTTTATCAATTTTTAGAGTTATTCTTTTATCCATCTAGATTCCCTTTTCACAAACGAGGACGTTTGTGTTACCTTCACAAACAGGATTGTTTGTTTTATCGTAACTCAAAGCTCCTGCTTTGAGACATTTCCAGTACATCATTTAGTAACACGACCTTTATTTTTTGGTTATAAACAAGGATGTTTGTGTTACAATTTTTCCAATTTTGGAACATTCTCCAAACTCGTATAATCATTCTCATCCAGAAAATCGATAATCTCTTTATTGATCTTATCAAAGACTTCAATTCCTCGATAATAAACAGCAGTTCCAACACCGATGGCAGAAGCTCCAGCCATCACCATCTCGATCGCATCATTTCCTGATGTAACTCCTCCCATTCCGATGATCGGAATTTTTACGGTAGAATATGTTTGATAAATGAGTTTGAGTGCAACCGGCTTAATACAAGGTCCGGAAAGTCCGCCAAATTTATTGAACAGAACCGGTTTCACCATTTTAGTATCGATCAGCATTCCCGGTCCAACCGTATTTATCATACAGAGTGCATCTGCTCCGGCATTTTCTGCTGAAACAGCAATATCAGTGATACTGAGAACATTGGGAGAAAGTTTGGCAATAATCGGAAGTTTGGATTTTGTTTTCACAGCTTTAACAATTTCAAAAACCTTATTTTTGGATGAAGCCAGGGGAATTCCAAACTCATCATAAACATTTGGGCATGATAAATTGAGTTCCAGGAAATCTGCTTTTGAATTGTTTACATATTCAGATAGTTTCAGAAAATCATCTGTATTTGTAGCAAAAACGCTCACAATAACAGGTGTAGCGGAATATTCTTTGAATTCTTTTATTTCAGCAAGTCCATCTGCAATTCCCGGATTACACAATCCCATCGCATTCAGAAATCCGCCTTCAAATTCAGCGACAACCGGTCCTTTATGACCGCTTCTTGGTTCCAAGGTTAATGACTTGGAAGTTACAATTCCGGCACCATTTTCATTACAGACTTTTAATCCTGAAAATGACATATCCATTATACCTGCAGGTAAAA from the Candidatus Cloacimonadota bacterium genome contains:
- a CDS encoding dihydroorotate dehydrogenase electron transfer subunit, producing the protein MDKRITLKIDKIETETKDIKTFTFQHQLDAKPGQFIMITDFEGGEKPLSVSDCTADKFSITVKKVGEFTSRLFQKKEGDFISIRGAFGSSFFVSKGKVLLVGGGYGTIPLFFLTKKLLEAGADISVFNGARTIDDLVFCDKFQELGIKYQNISEDGKLTRKGTSIDLVKESLAEEKFDFIYSAGPEMMMKVLQGVIGEIDYEFLFERYMKCAIGICGSCTMDPLGIRLCVEGPVLPKKLVEQLTEFGNYHRKANGIRVSF
- a CDS encoding dihydroorotase, which gives rise to MKILLKKCKLINGFKDIIIEGEKIIDIKPCGNSPLERGATSVAGCVETDFDQIIDIKGNLVIPGVIDPHTHIRDLQQSEKEDWLSASKAALAGGVTTVFDMPNTIPATTNLINLNLKREVAKKTLINYKFFIGATNFNQKDIEEILVSKSTDIAGIKVFLAGSSNNDTVSYNEVLKSIFQIAKKYDKIVTVHTEMQTCLNEWRDRLPYKTVFKHNAIRNRQCSIKGTKLVLELAEKVGNKICIAHCSTKEEIEIIRKYKKNNPVYCEVTPHHLLLNESILEKVGNFGKVNPPLRTEKDNIALWEAIHDGTIDFMGTDHAPHKREEKLLNYSQAPSGLPGLETGLHLLLNEVNKGNLSLEKLVELTSKNASKIFDIQKRGEIKVGNYADLTVIDMNKKWKIDAKEFKTKAKYSPFDGMEVKGKAITTFVNKKMYDFLLMHYEREQI
- a CDS encoding dihydroorotate dehydrogenase, with translation MHKRLKTKFLGVEIKSPLVLPAGIMDMSFSGLKVCNENGAGIVTSKSLTLEPRSGHKGPVVAEFEGGFLNAMGLCNPGIADGLAEIKEFKEYSATPVIVSVFATNTDDFLKLSEYVNNSKADFLELNLSCPNVYDEFGIPLASSKNKVFEIVKAVKTKSKLPIIAKLSPNVLSITDIAVSAENAGADALCMINTVGPGMLIDTKMVKPVLFNKFGGLSGPCIKPVALKLIYQTYSTVKIPIIGMGGVTSGNDAIEMVMAGASAIGVGTAVYYRGIEVFDKINKEIIDFLDENDYTSLENVPKLEKL